In Halorhabdus tiamatea SARL4B, a genomic segment contains:
- a CDS encoding ISH6 family transposase: protein MHATIDVRLTVSIDDDKTIPLATLAEFITDQNIESVLLEGLVESLDAARVEALCGEKHAHGNGDQRYQRAGTDTRTAVTTAGEHEFDLHYVEDTAADHDEPSYFRPVEDVLSFDGENRYQQDIAAKSVDLATSLSYRDAADHGDGILSEMPSPTTINRRAREYGSKLKQFLPDCVADTDADAVIPDATKCHSQDDDRSYHSVQATLGKDTAEESRSLLDLSVNADWDETAADLDDIDAVTDDATVVSDAEEGMVTAFTDENRNHQLDLVHVGRTLDYNLWDDGVFSLDRRNEIVSEVIDEVFHLKNSVAKHRPEEEFAAIRERIARTTERIEKTAWQLDQYGSEKAAGYLRRWVPSIVTFAEQAVEGFEVPWTSNPVERLMGEVSKRCKNQWMRWTTEGLEAILQLRLVKYADPEHYQAFLDELLQRSTKTAMSCDLSIESTRGKL from the coding sequence ATGCACGCCACAATCGACGTGCGGTTGACCGTTAGCATCGACGACGACAAAACGATACCGCTGGCCACGCTTGCCGAGTTCATCACCGATCAGAACATCGAATCAGTTCTTCTCGAAGGACTCGTCGAGAGCCTCGACGCGGCTCGCGTCGAGGCGCTCTGTGGTGAAAAACACGCCCACGGCAACGGTGACCAGCGCTACCAACGCGCCGGTACCGATACCCGCACGGCCGTCACAACCGCCGGTGAGCACGAATTCGACCTTCACTACGTCGAAGATACCGCCGCTGACCACGACGAACCCAGCTACTTCCGCCCCGTCGAAGATGTTCTTAGCTTCGACGGAGAAAACCGTTATCAGCAGGACATTGCGGCCAAGAGCGTCGATCTCGCTACCTCGCTCAGCTATCGTGACGCCGCTGACCACGGCGACGGCATCCTCTCGGAGATGCCGTCGCCGACCACGATCAACCGCCGCGCCAGAGAATACGGCAGCAAGCTCAAACAGTTCCTTCCAGACTGTGTCGCTGACACAGACGCTGATGCGGTTATTCCTGACGCCACGAAGTGTCACAGTCAAGACGACGACCGCTCGTACCACTCCGTCCAAGCCACGCTCGGCAAAGATACTGCCGAGGAGTCCCGCTCCCTGCTGGATCTCTCGGTCAACGCTGACTGGGACGAGACAGCCGCCGACCTCGACGACATCGACGCAGTCACTGACGACGCGACGGTCGTCAGTGACGCTGAGGAGGGTATGGTCACGGCCTTTACCGACGAAAATCGCAATCACCAACTTGATCTCGTCCACGTCGGCCGAACACTGGACTACAACCTCTGGGACGACGGCGTGTTCTCCTTGGATCGACGAAACGAGATCGTCTCGGAGGTGATCGACGAGGTGTTCCATCTGAAGAATTCGGTCGCCAAGCACCGGCCGGAAGAGGAGTTCGCGGCGATCCGCGAGCGGATCGCGCGAACGACCGAGCGTATCGAGAAGACAGCGTGGCAGTTGGATCAGTACGGGTCAGAGAAGGCTGCGGGGTATCTTCGGCGGTGGGTGCCGTCGATCGTGACGTTTGCCGAGCAGGCTGTCGAGGGGTTCGAGGTGCCGTGGACCTCGAACCCCGTCGAACGGCTGATGGGCGAAGTCAGCAAGCGATGCAAGAACCAGTGGATGCGCTGGACAACGGAGGGATTAGAGGCGATACTCCAGCTTCGGCTGGTGAAGTACGCTGATCCAGAGCACTACCAGGCGTTCCTTGATGAACTGCTCCAGCGATCGACCAAAACAGCAATGAGCTGTGACCTCTCAATTGAGAGTACCAGAGGCAAACTCTAG
- a CDS encoding GTPBP1 family GTP-binding protein, which produces MTPDRAVLERAIERGEHEGGSVEFKERLTRDTHLVDGRLESLAAQLRHRVLSGDGEATYVVGITDDGHLAGIEPPAFSESMDVLSLLADEADAHIEDVETWGVDGEGNAVRGQSGERGIVGVATIREGAVMDDDEHIVVGTAGHVDHGKSTLVGSLVTGQSDDGQGGTRSYMDVRPHEVKRGLSADLSYGVYGFDDDGPVRMDNPDRKTDRARIVEEADRLVSFVDTVGHEPWLRTTIRGLVGQKLDYGLLTVAADDGPTKTTREHLGILLATELPTIVAITKADLVDDDRVVAVEREVERLLRDVEKTPLPVERHGIDAAVEEISETVVPVVTTSAVSGAGLDTLDELFERLPKTGGDETAEFRMYVDRSYNVTGVGAVASGTINAGRVEAGDDLLLGPMADGGFREVEARSIEMHYHRVDEGRAGRIVGIALKGVEEQDVERGMVLLPREADPQPVREFEAEVMVLNHPTRIGEGYEPVVHLETISEAAAFYPEGGQLLPGDSGRARVRFKFRPYLVEEGQRFVFREGRSKGVGTVTDVTGVE; this is translated from the coding sequence ATGACTCCCGACCGGGCCGTCCTCGAACGCGCGATCGAGCGCGGCGAGCACGAGGGCGGCAGCGTCGAGTTCAAGGAACGCCTGACTCGCGATACGCACCTCGTCGACGGTCGCCTCGAAAGTCTGGCTGCCCAGCTTCGCCACCGCGTCCTCAGCGGCGATGGCGAAGCGACCTACGTCGTGGGGATCACCGACGACGGCCATCTCGCCGGTATCGAGCCGCCGGCCTTCTCCGAGTCGATGGACGTCCTCTCGTTGCTCGCCGACGAGGCGGACGCGCACATCGAGGACGTCGAGACGTGGGGTGTCGACGGGGAGGGCAATGCCGTCCGCGGCCAGTCCGGTGAGCGCGGGATCGTCGGCGTCGCGACCATCCGGGAGGGTGCGGTCATGGACGACGACGAGCACATCGTCGTCGGGACCGCCGGCCACGTCGACCACGGCAAGAGCACGCTCGTCGGGTCGCTCGTCACCGGTCAGTCCGACGACGGCCAGGGCGGGACGCGCTCGTACATGGACGTCCGCCCGCACGAAGTCAAGCGCGGCCTCTCGGCCGATCTCTCCTATGGCGTCTACGGCTTCGACGACGACGGTCCCGTCCGGATGGACAACCCCGATCGGAAGACCGATCGCGCCCGCATCGTCGAGGAGGCCGATCGGCTCGTTTCCTTCGTCGATACCGTCGGCCACGAGCCCTGGCTTCGAACGACGATCCGGGGGCTCGTCGGCCAGAAACTCGACTACGGCCTGCTGACCGTGGCGGCCGACGACGGCCCCACCAAGACGACCCGCGAGCACCTGGGCATCCTGCTGGCGACCGAACTGCCGACGATCGTCGCCATCACGAAGGCCGATCTGGTGGATGACGACCGGGTCGTCGCGGTCGAGCGCGAGGTCGAACGTCTGCTACGGGATGTCGAGAAGACGCCGCTACCGGTCGAGCGCCATGGAATCGACGCCGCGGTCGAGGAGATCTCCGAGACTGTCGTCCCGGTCGTGACGACCAGCGCCGTCTCCGGTGCGGGACTCGACACCCTGGACGAGCTCTTCGAGCGATTGCCCAAAACCGGCGGCGACGAGACCGCCGAGTTCCGGATGTACGTCGACCGGAGCTACAACGTCACCGGCGTCGGCGCGGTCGCCTCGGGGACGATCAACGCCGGGCGCGTCGAGGCCGGCGACGACCTCCTCCTGGGGCCGATGGCCGACGGGGGCTTTCGCGAGGTCGAGGCCCGCTCCATCGAGATGCACTACCACCGCGTCGATGAAGGCCGGGCGGGCCGGATCGTCGGCATCGCGCTGAAGGGCGTCGAAGAACAGGACGTCGAGCGCGGGATGGTCCTCCTGCCACGCGAGGCCGATCCACAGCCAGTCCGGGAGTTCGAGGCCGAGGTGATGGTGCTCAACCACCCGACGCGGATCGGCGAAGGCTACGAGCCCGTGGTGCATCTGGAAACGATCAGCGAGGCTGCTGCCTTCTATCCGGAGGGTGGTCAGCTCTTGCCCGGCGACAGCGGTCGCGCGCGAGTTCGGTTCAAGTTCCGGCCGTACCTGGTCGAGGAGGGCCAGCGCTTCGTCTTTCGGGAGGGTCGTTCGAAGGGCGTCGGGACGGTGACGGACGTGACTGGCGTGGAGTGA
- a CDS encoding phosphoglycolate phosphatase, translating to MAGAGTAPPLVTDVDGTLTDDELRLDPRMGPALRAWDGPVVLATGKVLPFPIALANYLGLERTVIAENGGVTFVEATDDLRVHGDREAAQAVADAYVEAGYDLGWGVADLPNRWRETEVIAARDRPLEPLRDLAAEHGLEVVDTQYAYHVKSPTMTKGKGLETVADALGYEPTEFVAVGDSTNDVSTFERAGTAIAVANADDAALAAADHVTDDTFADGFLEALDRVDAGEW from the coding sequence ATGGCTGGAGCCGGCACTGCGCCGCCGCTGGTGACGGACGTCGACGGGACGCTGACCGACGACGAGTTGCGCCTCGACCCCCGGATGGGGCCCGCGCTCCGGGCGTGGGACGGGCCGGTCGTTCTGGCGACTGGCAAGGTCCTCCCGTTCCCGATCGCGCTCGCGAACTACCTCGGCCTCGAGCGAACCGTCATCGCCGAGAACGGTGGCGTCACGTTCGTCGAGGCGACCGACGACCTCCGCGTGCACGGTGATCGCGAGGCGGCTCAGGCGGTCGCCGACGCCTACGTCGAGGCCGGGTACGACCTCGGGTGGGGTGTGGCCGACTTGCCGAACCGGTGGCGTGAGACCGAGGTGATCGCCGCCCGCGACCGGCCACTCGAACCGCTCCGGGACCTTGCGGCCGAGCACGGCCTGGAGGTCGTCGACACCCAGTACGCCTACCACGTCAAGTCCCCGACGATGACCAAGGGAAAGGGTCTGGAAACGGTCGCCGACGCGCTTGGGTACGAGCCAACCGAATTCGTCGCCGTGGGCGACTCGACCAACGACGTCTCGACCTTCGAACGCGCCGGGACGGCCATCGCGGTCGCGAACGCCGACGACGCGGCACTCGCGGCAGCCGACCACGTCACGGACGACACCTTCGCCGATGGCTTTCTGGAGGCGCTGGATCGAGTCGACGCCGGCGAGTGGTGA
- a CDS encoding TIGR00341 family protein: protein MRLVQVTIPAGKREAIEAALEDVDVEYVLTDETSGRKYTAIAYIPLPTNAVEPVLEKLREAGIDEQAYTVVVEANTVISRRFEELQDRYAEEKSEERIAREELTSKAADLAPATWSYAILTVVSAVIATAGLLLDSPAVIVGSMVIAPLIGPAMAASVGTVVDDHELFRRGVGLQIAGLGLAVMSAAAFAFVVKNLFLVPPGLDVTEIPAVRERLLPDFLSLVVALGAGVAGVVSLSTGVSTALVGVMIAVALIPPAATVGIGIAWGLPAVSLGSGVLTLVNVLSINLAALAVLWYMGYRPTYWFREDEARASTLKRFLALAAAIAVLSLFLGGVTYDTYTRATVDGQIDEAVRDVIEETPTATLHSVSAERTGGLFFRQTDRVVVTVGVPPGESPPDLRDRLDDRLDGSLDRDVTTELRYVTTEVAGS from the coding sequence GTGCGACTCGTCCAGGTCACGATCCCGGCGGGCAAACGCGAGGCGATCGAGGCGGCACTCGAGGACGTCGACGTCGAGTACGTCCTCACCGACGAGACCAGCGGTCGGAAGTACACTGCCATCGCGTACATCCCGTTACCGACCAACGCCGTCGAACCGGTCCTGGAGAAACTCCGGGAGGCCGGCATCGACGAGCAGGCCTACACCGTCGTCGTCGAGGCCAACACCGTCATCTCACGGCGCTTCGAGGAACTCCAGGATCGTTACGCCGAAGAGAAAAGCGAGGAACGCATCGCCCGCGAGGAACTCACCTCCAAGGCCGCAGACCTCGCCCCGGCGACCTGGAGTTACGCTATCCTGACGGTCGTCTCGGCCGTGATCGCGACCGCCGGCCTCCTGCTCGACTCCCCGGCCGTCATCGTCGGGTCGATGGTGATCGCGCCACTGATCGGGCCCGCGATGGCCGCGAGCGTCGGGACCGTCGTCGACGACCACGAGCTGTTCCGGCGGGGCGTCGGGCTCCAGATCGCCGGCCTGGGACTGGCCGTGATGAGCGCGGCCGCTTTCGCTTTCGTGGTCAAGAACCTGTTTCTTGTCCCGCCAGGACTCGACGTGACCGAGATTCCGGCCGTCCGCGAGCGACTGCTGCCGGACTTCCTCTCGCTTGTCGTCGCGCTGGGGGCCGGCGTGGCGGGCGTCGTCAGCCTCTCGACGGGCGTCTCGACGGCCCTGGTCGGCGTCATGATCGCCGTCGCGTTGATCCCGCCGGCGGCGACGGTGGGCATCGGCATCGCGTGGGGGCTGCCCGCCGTCAGCCTCGGGTCGGGCGTGCTGACGCTGGTGAACGTCCTCTCGATCAACCTCGCCGCGCTGGCGGTGCTGTGGTACATGGGCTATCGGCCGACCTACTGGTTTCGGGAGGACGAGGCGCGGGCGAGCACGCTCAAACGGTTCCTCGCGCTCGCGGCCGCCATCGCCGTCCTGTCGCTGTTTCTGGGCGGCGTGACCTACGACACCTATACTCGCGCCACCGTCGACGGCCAAATCGACGAGGCAGTCCGGGACGTGATCGAGGAGACGCCGACAGCGACGCTTCACTCGGTGTCGGCCGAGCGGACCGGCGGACTGTTCTTCCGACAGACCGACCGAGTCGTCGTCACGGTCGGCGTGCCGCCGGGGGAGTCGCCGCCGGACCTCCGGGACCGACTCGACGACCGACTCGACGGGAGCCTCGACCGGGACGTGACCACGGAACTGCGATACGTGACGACCGAGGTCGCCGGTAGTTGA
- a CDS encoding SIMPL domain-containing protein: MQINRSTLLVSAVAVLLLAAVGAATAVTPTAQSDQPAKQIDVAASAEVSAQPDQALVRLGVVATAEDVQTARDRVAENVSAVRSALDELNVSTEQIETAYYDIGEVHERPETEGASEFRAVHTLEVTLNDTDRVGEIIDGAVDSGANRVDGVSFTLSAEKRHELRQDALEKAMDRARTDGDTLANSSDLRVVSASSISASDASVTPYRVEQTMLEAAGDAAASTTVESGPVDVSASVQVVYNATSA; this comes from the coding sequence ATGCAGATAAACAGATCGACCCTCCTGGTGTCCGCCGTGGCGGTACTGTTGCTCGCCGCGGTGGGCGCCGCGACGGCCGTCACGCCCACAGCACAGTCCGACCAGCCAGCCAAACAGATCGACGTCGCCGCGTCGGCGGAGGTCTCGGCCCAGCCCGATCAGGCCCTGGTCCGACTCGGCGTCGTCGCGACCGCCGAAGACGTCCAGACCGCCCGCGATCGGGTCGCCGAGAACGTCTCAGCGGTCCGTTCGGCACTGGATGAGCTGAACGTCTCAACCGAGCAGATCGAGACCGCGTACTACGACATCGGCGAAGTGCACGAGCGCCCCGAGACCGAAGGCGCGAGTGAATTCCGTGCCGTCCACACGCTGGAAGTCACGCTGAACGATACCGACCGCGTCGGCGAGATCATCGACGGAGCGGTCGACAGCGGTGCCAACCGCGTCGACGGCGTCTCCTTTACGCTCTCGGCGGAGAAGCGTCACGAACTTCGCCAGGATGCCCTGGAGAAAGCAATGGACCGCGCCCGGACCGATGGCGATACCCTCGCCAACAGTTCCGATCTCCGGGTCGTCAGTGCGTCCTCGATCAGCGCCAGCGACGCCAGCGTAACCCCGTACCGCGTCGAGCAAACGATGCTCGAGGCTGCCGGTGACGCTGCCGCCTCGACGACGGTCGAGAGCGGTCCCGTCGACGTGAGTGCGTCCGTCCAGGTCGTCTACAACGCGACCAGCGCCTGA
- a CDS encoding amino acid ABC transporter permease has translation MTDEPAGTVTDPTEDRASLVEELPTRRRVVIATVGVVFWGWLLARWASHNSVLDAVATTLGFPDLVRSGVPVSARTGWIPAAPFEAIADAAAGVVDALGPASPLLEWLVWLADLAAFATTTAPALAEGAFITVYLTILSLLFGLIIAIPVAVARTYGGRLLRAVALGYTELIRGTPLLAQLFFVYYGLPLANVARQLGIDGQPPIPRAAAAVAIVGFTINSSAYQAEYIRSALESVDSGQVTAARSVGLSKLQAIRHVVLPQGLRLAIPGWTNEFVYLIKYSSLASFITVPDLFARASDIGSDTFQFTDIYVIVAVFYLALVLTTALAMGKLETAVSIPGLGQSTGRD, from the coding sequence ATGACCGACGAGCCTGCCGGGACGGTGACTGATCCGACCGAGGACCGCGCCTCGCTCGTCGAGGAGTTGCCGACTCGCCGTCGCGTCGTCATCGCGACCGTCGGCGTCGTCTTCTGGGGCTGGCTGCTCGCCCGCTGGGCCTCCCACAACTCGGTCCTCGATGCGGTGGCGACGACACTGGGTTTCCCCGATCTCGTTCGTTCGGGCGTTCCCGTCTCGGCGCGTACAGGCTGGATCCCCGCCGCCCCGTTCGAGGCGATCGCCGATGCGGCCGCGGGCGTAGTCGACGCGCTCGGTCCGGCGAGCCCCCTGCTTGAGTGGCTGGTCTGGCTCGCCGACCTGGCGGCGTTCGCGACGACGACCGCGCCTGCGCTCGCCGAGGGTGCGTTCATCACGGTCTACCTCACGATCCTGTCGCTGTTGTTCGGGCTGATCATCGCGATTCCGGTGGCGGTGGCCCGGACCTACGGGGGGCGTCTGCTCCGGGCCGTCGCCCTGGGGTACACCGAACTCATCCGCGGGACGCCGTTGCTGGCCCAGCTGTTTTTCGTCTACTACGGCCTGCCGCTGGCGAACGTGGCTCGACAGCTCGGTATCGACGGCCAGCCCCCGATCCCGCGGGCCGCGGCCGCAGTCGCCATCGTCGGGTTCACCATCAACTCCTCGGCCTACCAGGCTGAGTACATCCGGTCGGCACTCGAGTCAGTCGACTCGGGCCAGGTGACCGCCGCGCGGTCTGTGGGCCTCTCGAAGCTCCAGGCCATTCGTCACGTCGTCCTCCCCCAGGGCCTCCGGCTTGCCATCCCGGGCTGGACCAACGAGTTCGTCTACCTCATCAAGTATTCCTCACTGGCATCGTTCATCACCGTCCCGGACCTCTTCGCGCGCGCCAGTGACATCGGCTCCGATACGTTCCAGTTTACGGATATTTACGTGATCGTCGCCGTCTTCTACCTCGCCCTGGTGTTGACGACGGCACTGGCGATGGGAAAACTCGAAACCGCGGTCTCGATTCCGGGGCTCGGTCAGTCGACGGGTCGAGACTGA
- a CDS encoding amino acid ABC transporter ATP-binding protein, with translation MSLLEVTHVEKSYGDEDVLRDVSFAMDRGDVEVIVGPSGAGKSTLLRCVNRLTEIDGGTITLDGDPIHSLDVNDLRRRVGMVFQDFNLFAHRTARGNITLGLEEVLALDHATAVERADAYLDRVGLADQADSYPAELSGGQKQRVGIARALAMEPELMLFDEPTSALDPELVGEVLEVMTDLAAEGMTMLSVTHEMGFARSAADTLTVLDDGQIVERGPPEQLFENPDHDRTAAFLGRLTDLEQ, from the coding sequence ATGAGTCTACTCGAAGTCACGCACGTCGAGAAGTCCTACGGGGACGAAGACGTCCTCCGGGACGTGAGTTTCGCGATGGATCGCGGGGACGTCGAGGTGATTGTCGGCCCGAGCGGGGCCGGAAAGTCGACGCTGTTGCGGTGTGTCAACCGCCTCACCGAGATCGACGGCGGCACGATCACTCTCGACGGTGATCCGATCCACTCACTCGACGTCAACGACCTCCGGCGACGCGTCGGCATGGTGTTTCAGGATTTCAACCTCTTTGCCCACCGGACCGCACGGGGCAATATCACGCTCGGCCTCGAGGAGGTCCTGGCGTTGGATCACGCTACAGCCGTCGAGCGCGCCGACGCCTATCTCGACCGTGTCGGCCTGGCCGACCAGGCCGACTCCTACCCGGCTGAACTCTCGGGTGGGCAGAAACAGCGCGTCGGGATCGCCCGCGCGCTGGCGATGGAGCCCGAACTCATGCTGTTCGACGAGCCGACCAGCGCGCTCGACCCGGAACTCGTCGGCGAGGTCCTCGAGGTGATGACCGACCTCGCCGCCGAAGGCATGACGATGCTGTCGGTCACCCACGAGATGGGCTTTGCCCGCTCGGCGGCCGATACGCTCACCGTCCTCGACGACGGACAGATCGTCGAACGCGGGCCACCGGAGCAACTGTTCGAGAACCCCGACCACGACCGCACTGCGGCGTTTCTCGGCCGACTCACCGACCTCGAACAATGA
- a CDS encoding amino acid ABC transporter permease → MLGTVLQTGDWGFILANWEWLALGTAVTVLLTASSLAVGLLAGFPAGAIEAYGSGRLRGAVSTAGVLLRATPIVVLMVLFYYGLPIPRLGSIPVLDVRLSAFFAATLALGLRSAAYQSQVFRGAIGSIDDGQMEAARSVGLTRFQAIRHVILPQAIRRSLPGFQNEFTIVLKDTSVAIAIGLAELLTRAEDLYLQPGRDTAMMEAIIVISVIYFVLTFTTNRTLEYLGDAYAIPEGTET, encoded by the coding sequence ATGCTCGGGACTGTCCTGCAGACGGGCGACTGGGGGTTCATCCTCGCCAACTGGGAGTGGCTGGCACTCGGAACGGCTGTGACCGTCCTGCTGACGGCGAGTAGCCTCGCCGTGGGCCTCCTCGCCGGGTTTCCGGCAGGGGCTATCGAAGCCTACGGCTCGGGTCGACTCCGGGGAGCCGTCAGCACTGCGGGGGTGCTCCTGCGGGCGACGCCTATCGTGGTGTTGATGGTCCTGTTTTACTACGGACTGCCGATCCCGCGGCTGGGGTCGATCCCGGTGCTTGACGTCCGATTGAGTGCCTTCTTCGCGGCGACGCTGGCGCTCGGCCTCCGCAGCGCGGCCTACCAGAGTCAGGTGTTTCGCGGCGCGATCGGGTCGATCGACGACGGTCAGATGGAAGCCGCCCGGTCGGTCGGACTGACCCGGTTTCAGGCGATCAGACACGTCATCCTTCCGCAGGCGATTCGCCGGTCGCTCCCCGGGTTTCAAAACGAGTTCACGATCGTCCTGAAAGACACCAGCGTCGCCATCGCGATCGGACTGGCTGAACTGCTCACCCGGGCGGAGGATCTCTATCTCCAACCTGGCCGTGACACCGCCATGATGGAAGCGATCATCGTCATCAGTGTGATCTACTTCGTCCTGACGTTCACCACGAACCGGACGCTGGAGTACCTCGGCGACGCGTACGCGATTCCGGAGGGAACTGAGACATGA
- a CDS encoding basic amino acid ABC transporter substrate-binding protein, protein MTREFSMDRRAYLQTVGAVGVSATLAGCQGGSDDTIVPGTNATFPPFEYTQDGEIVGFDVALAEEVIDRAGYEVGEWVDIDFGSLIPSLNDGDIDLIAAGMTIEPGRKEQIDFSDPYWEASQAVLVRADGGFQPGSVDELADRRVGAQAGTTGEGQIEDLIEAGTITESDYRQYENYTLAVQDLENGNVDAVVIDVPVAQNFTAERSVAVAFEIDTGEQYGLGMRQDDDRIADINDAIAEIREDGTYDDLVAEWHE, encoded by the coding sequence ATGACACGCGAGTTCAGTATGGACCGTCGAGCATATCTGCAGACGGTCGGCGCAGTTGGGGTATCGGCAACGCTCGCTGGTTGTCAGGGCGGCAGCGACGACACGATCGTTCCGGGAACGAACGCGACGTTTCCACCGTTCGAATACACGCAGGACGGCGAGATCGTCGGCTTCGACGTCGCCCTCGCCGAGGAAGTGATCGACCGTGCCGGGTACGAGGTCGGCGAGTGGGTCGACATCGACTTCGGCTCGCTTATCCCTTCACTCAACGACGGCGACATCGACCTCATCGCGGCCGGTATGACGATCGAACCCGGTCGCAAGGAGCAGATCGACTTCTCGGACCCTTACTGGGAGGCCAGCCAGGCAGTCCTCGTCCGTGCGGACGGTGGCTTCCAGCCCGGCAGCGTCGACGAGCTCGCGGATCGGCGCGTCGGTGCCCAGGCGGGAACGACCGGCGAGGGCCAGATCGAGGATCTCATCGAGGCGGGGACGATCACCGAGAGCGACTACCGCCAGTACGAGAACTACACGCTCGCCGTCCAGGACCTGGAGAACGGCAACGTCGACGCCGTCGTGATCGACGTCCCGGTCGCCCAGAACTTCACTGCCGAGCGTTCGGTCGCCGTGGCCTTCGAGATCGACACCGGCGAGCAGTACGGCCTGGGCATGCGCCAGGACGACGACCGGATCGCGGACATCAACGACGCGATCGCCGAGATCCGCGAGGACGGCACGTACGACGATCTCGTCGCCGAGTGGCACGAGTAA
- a CDS encoding NOG1 family protein, translating into MSHPFETLPTTPTSEELIDKAFSRAARAGRAKQGHDAQQSMLQTAANILSDNLENVVQAWPDFDDLDPFYRELADAEHGVDELRQHLSEVTWASRKTSDIRDEYQSRLRNVDADDARKLRKQAFARLADVTRQVDENLAALADARQALRKLPDIKPDEPVIVVAGYPNVGKSSFVNSVTRADNEIAAYPFTTTQIHVGHVERDHIRYQLVDTPGLLDRPPQERNAIEAQAVSALAHLADAVLVMVDASGECGFPIDVQLDLRDDIASRFGDAPVLTVANKADRSRDVEADHYMSVTEGDNVEGVLDAAIEAVGYEPELPFEE; encoded by the coding sequence ATGAGCCATCCTTTCGAGACCCTCCCGACGACTCCCACGTCGGAGGAACTCATCGACAAGGCCTTCTCCCGGGCCGCCAGAGCCGGCCGGGCCAAACAGGGCCACGACGCCCAGCAGTCGATGCTCCAGACCGCCGCGAACATCCTCTCGGACAACTTAGAGAACGTCGTCCAGGCCTGGCCCGACTTCGACGACCTCGACCCGTTCTACCGCGAACTCGCCGACGCCGAGCACGGGGTCGACGAGCTGCGCCAGCACCTCTCGGAAGTGACCTGGGCGAGTCGCAAGACCAGCGACATCCGCGACGAGTACCAGTCCCGGCTGCGGAACGTCGACGCCGACGACGCGCGCAAGCTCCGCAAGCAAGCGTTCGCCCGCCTGGCCGACGTCACCCGTCAGGTGGACGAGAACCTCGCGGCGCTGGCCGACGCCCGCCAGGCGCTCCGGAAACTGCCGGACATCAAGCCGGACGAGCCCGTGATCGTCGTCGCGGGCTACCCCAACGTCGGGAAGTCCTCGTTCGTCAACAGCGTCACCCGAGCCGACAACGAGATTGCCGCCTACCCCTTCACCACGACCCAGATCCACGTCGGCCACGTCGAGCGCGACCACATCCGGTATCAGCTGGTGGACACGCCGGGCCTGCTCGATCGACCGCCCCAGGAGCGAAACGCGATCGAAGCCCAGGCCGTGAGCGCGCTTGCCCACCTCGCCGACGCGGTCCTCGTGATGGTCGACGCCAGCGGCGAGTGTGGCTTCCCGATCGACGTCCAGCTCGATCTCAGAGACGACATCGCCTCCCGATTCGGCGATGCACCGGTTCTGACGGTCGCCAACAAGGCCGACCGGTCGCGTGACGTCGAGGCCGACCACTACATGAGCGTCACCGAGGGCGACAACGTCGAGGGCGTCCTCGATGCGGCCATCGAGGCCGTCGGGTACGAACCCGAACTCCCCTTTGAGGAATAA
- a CDS encoding type II toxin-antitoxin system PemK/MazF family toxin: MKVRRGDIVIVELNPTKGSEQQGSNRPCVVIQNDIGNQYAPTTIVAPFTKQYDPTDIYPFEVEVRASNTPLDHDSVADLSQIRVVDIHNRVTKNIGSVPATRMAKIDAAIKNSLGL; this comes from the coding sequence GTGAAGGTGCGCCGTGGAGACATCGTCATTGTCGAATTGAATCCAACGAAGGGGAGTGAGCAACAGGGTTCGAATCGGCCCTGTGTCGTCATTCAAAACGACATCGGCAACCAGTACGCCCCAACGACGATCGTCGCCCCCTTCACGAAACAGTACGACCCCACTGACATCTACCCGTTTGAGGTGGAAGTCCGTGCCTCGAACACGCCGCTCGATCACGATTCGGTGGCCGATCTCAGTCAGATCCGTGTTGTCGATATTCACAATCGAGTAACGAAGAATATCGGATCGGTGCCGGCGACGCGAATGGCGAAGATCGATGCGGCGATCAAAAACAGCCTCGGTCTGTGA
- a CDS encoding AbrB/MazE/SpoVT family DNA-binding domain-containing protein: MAEHTRKVGDRGQVTIPKELRDRRGIEGGDEVRFIEVDDEIIIKPPTDEQRLAEGYKKRADRSRQLVEEMDGTSAEATERLGGAPEWSE, translated from the coding sequence ATGGCAGAGCATACCCGAAAAGTCGGTGATCGAGGGCAAGTCACCATTCCGAAAGAGCTTCGGGACCGCCGCGGGATCGAAGGTGGTGACGAGGTCCGGTTCATCGAGGTCGACGACGAGATCATCATCAAGCCACCGACGGACGAACAGCGCCTGGCGGAAGGATACAAGAAACGAGCAGACCGGTCTCGGCAGCTGGTCGAAGAGATGGACGGGACGTCAGCAGAAGCAACCGAGCGACTCGGAGGTGCTCCGGAGTGGAGTGAGTGA